From a region of the Phaseolus vulgaris cultivar G19833 chromosome 6, P. vulgaris v2.0, whole genome shotgun sequence genome:
- the LOC137832754 gene encoding MADS-box protein JOINTLESS-like has product MVRKKIPIKKIVNVTARQVTFSKRKSGLLKKARELSLLCDAEIALMVFSPGGKLFDYASSSMQKITERHILRSEFNQDKLDQLPPTEQIRSSHAYLKKELEDRSREMRQLNGEELQGLSFKELQKLEGRLESSLNCVYKAKVQNFIRDINILTQKQNKLMEDNRLLKQRISSRNEICSVQRHEHEQEQSFDTSLTLGLPFPSDSK; this is encoded by the exons ATGGTGAGGAAGAAGATACCGATCAAGAAGATCGTGAACGTGACTGCGAGGCAGGTCACATTTTCAAAGAGGAAGAGTGGGCTTTTGAAGAAGGCAcgtgagctttctcttctctgtGATGCTGAGATTGCTCTCATGGTCTTTTCACCTGGTGGCAAACTCTTCGACTATGCAAGTTCAAG TATGCAGAAAATAACAGAAAGACATATTTTACGGTCAGAGTTTAACCAAGACAAACTAGACCAGTTACCTCCCACGGAACAg ATTAGAAGCAGTCATGCTTATTTGAAGAAGGAATTGGAAGACAGAAGTCGTGAAATGAG ACAACTGAATGGAGAAGAACTGCAAGGATTGAGCTTCAAGGAACTACAGAAATTAGAAGGACGACTTGAGTCATCCTTGAACTGTGTTTATAAAGCCAAG GTTCAAAACTTTATAAGAGATATCAATATCCTTACTCAAAAG CAAAACAAACTCATGGAAGATAACCGACTGCTAAAACAG AGGATAAGTTCTAGGAATGAAATTTGTTCAGTCCAGAGACATGAGCATGAACAAGAGCAATCCTTTGACACCTCCCTCACATTGGG GCTACCTTTTCCTTCTGACTCAAAATAG